One genomic window of Onychostoma macrolepis isolate SWU-2019 chromosome 25, ASM1243209v1, whole genome shotgun sequence includes the following:
- the rsl24d1 gene encoding probable ribosome biogenesis protein RLP24: protein MRIEKCYFCSAPVYPGHGMMFVRNDCKVFRFCRSKCHKNFKKKRNPRKTRWTKAFRKSAGKELTVDNSLEFEKRRNIPVKYNRELWSKTMEAMKKVEAIKNKRQARFILNRLKKGKELEKAAVISEVKKNIHLIRAPHAGQAKQLEDKMVQKLAEDVEMDE, encoded by the exons ATGCGCATCGAGAAGTGTTATTTCTGCTCGGCTCCGGTTTATCCGGGACACGGAATGATGTTTGTGCGCAACGACTGTAAG gTTTTCAGGTTCTGCCGATCCAAATGCCACAAAAACTTCAAGAAGAAGCGAAACCCAAGAAAGACCAGGTGGACCAAAGCGTTCAGGAAGTCAGCAGGCAAAGAGCTGACTGTG GATAACTCACTGGAGTTTGAGAAGCGCAGAAATATTCCTGTCAAATACAACAGAGAGCTCTGGAGCAAGACCA TGGAGGCCATGAAGAAGGTTGAAGCCATCAAAAACAAACGGCAGGCGCGCTTCATCTTGAACAG GTTGAAGAAGGGCAAAGAGCTGGAGAAGGCGGCAGTTATCAGTGAAGTCAAGAAGAACATTCACCTCATTAGAGCTCCACACGCAG GTCAAGCCAAACAGCTGGAGGACAAGATGGTTCAGAAGCTGGCAGAAGACGTGGAGATGGACGAGTGA